TAGTCGGACAAAAATATTTTAATTGCGATCGCTCTTGAAAAGAGATGCACATAAAAGCACCAATTGCATCTAATTTAACTTCAATAAAACTTATCATTTTCATAAGCAAAAATTATCAAAGTATGACTGAAGAAGTATTGCTTATTTGTAACGAACTTGTTATGTTTCTTTACATATAGAAATAAAAGTAGCATCAATGCGTTAAACCACTGTTGTTCAAGGTTTTCTAAATAACTGTGCAGTTGATCCTGTAATGTGCTTTGCCAAGTATCCAAACTTAACGGCAACAAGTCGTTTAAACGCATTTCCCATCCGTCTTTGCACATTTGGTTTTTCACATTTCGATAAAACTGTAATTTTCTTTTGGGAATATCTGCTATGTCTTTTACCATCAAGTCGGCTCAAAGTATTTTTCCCGGCACGCTAGTTGCTGACCTTGTTCCAACAGTTGTCGAATCATTCTCTCAACTCAATGCTGAAGATCAACTAGCATTACTCTGGTTTGCCTATACCGAAATGGGTAGAAGTATTACAGTTGCGGCTCCTGGAGCAGCCAACATGATACTCGCACAAGGCTTACTCGAACAAATTAAGCAGATGCCTTTCGACGCTCAAACACGAGTTATGTACGATTTAGCTAACCGTGCTGATACTCCTCTGTGTCGTTCTTATGCATCCTTCACCGTCAACATCAAGTTAGGCTTTTGGTATCAATTAGGAGAATGGATGGCCCAGGGAATCGTTGCTCCGATTCCAGAAGGTTACAAACTTTCTCCTGATGCTGCTGATGTATTACAAGCAATTCGCAATGCTGATTCAGGTCAACAAATCACAATTCTTCGCAACACTGTAGTTAGTATGGGATTTGACCCGAACGCCCCCGGTAGTTACAAAAAAGTCTCAGAACCTGTGGCTCCTCCCACTGCACCAGCGTTTCGGACTAAAGTCACTATTGAAGGTATCAACAACCCTACAGTTCTTGGCTATATCAATAACATGAATGCCAATGACTTTGATGCTGCGGTTAGTTTGTTTACCTCTGAAGGTGCTTTGCAACCTCCCTTTGAAAGACCGATTATTGGTCAAGAGGCAATCCGCGCTTATATGCGTGAAGAATGCCAGGGATTAAAGATGATCCCAGAGCGTGGTATTGCCGAGCCAGTAGAAGATGGCTATACCCAAGTTAAAGTCACCGGCAAAGTCCAAACCCCCTGGTTTGGTGCAAGTGTGGGGATGAATATTGCATGGCGATTTTTGCTAGATCCCCAAGGCAAAATTTTCTTTGTTGCGATTGACTTGCTTGCTTCTCCTAAAGAACTGCTCAACCTAGTACGCAAATAGAACACTAGATTAGTCGCTGCTTAAGCGTGGATGGGTGCGAGCCACCTCGCCACGCTTAAGTAATCGTGCAACTTGAGATTTTGGTAAAGAGCGATCGCATCCTCATTTTATTTCGTTAAGCGCGTGCTAGTAAGGGAGCAGCAGCTAGTAATGTTTTGGTATAAGGGTGCTGAGGATTAGCAAAAATATTTTTTGTCAGACCGAGTTCGACAATTTTACCGCCATTCATCACGGCTATGCGATCGCACAAAAATCGAGCTAACCAAAGATCGTGGGTGATGAACAGATAAGTTAACTCAAATTCTTCTTTTAATTGCAACATTAAATCTAGTACTTGCGACTGCACGCTAGCGTCTAACATGCTCACTGGTTCATCGCAAATTAGAAGCTTCGGGTGAGTAATCAAAGCACGAGCGATCGCAACTCTTTGTTGTTGTCCACCAGACAAATCCGACGGATAACGCTCATAATACACTTCTGGCGGTGTTAATCCAACTTTCTGTAGCATCCACAAAACCTGTTCTTTTGCCTTCACAGGATCGGCTAAATTGTGGATGAATAAAGGATCGGCGATACTTTGCCCCACTGTCATCGCTGGATTGAGACAAGCATGGGGATCTTGAAAAACCATTTGGATTTGTCGCCGTGAGGAACGAATCTCTTGACGCGATAGTGTAGTTAAATCCTGTCCTAAAAACTTAACTTTACCACTGGTGGGGCGAATTAGTTGCAAGATTGTCCGTGATAGTGTACTTTTTCCACAACCAGATTCTCCAACTAAGCCGAGAATTTCTCCTGGATAAAGATCCAAGTTAATCCCATCTACTGCTTTAATTGTTTGCGCTTCTGCCTTAAACAATCGCTCAATTAAATTAGGTTCTATGGTGTAGTATTGCTTGAGTTCTGTAACACTCAAAATTGGGGATTTATGATTAATAATCGGTAATTGCTTGTCTTCATCATTGGCAATTATCAACTCTCCATCATCATTTACTGCTTGAATATGTAAAGCTGCTTTTAAGAGCGATCGCGTATATTCATGTTGAGGGTGTCTAAATACGGTTTCCGTAGAACCCATTTCCACCATCTTGCCGTTGTACATTACGCCAATGCGATCGCAATACTCAGCCACCATTGCTAAATCGTGAGAAATCAGCAACAATCCCATATTTTCTTCACCGCACAAGCGAGTTAATTCTTGCAATATCTGCGCGGAAACGGTGACATCTAAGCTGGTGGTGGGTTCATCGGCAACAATTAACTTGGGATTGAGGAGTAAAGCTAAAGCGATCGCAACTCGTTGGCGCATTCCTCCGCTAAACTCATGAGGATACTGATTCCAGCGACTAGCCGGAATATTCACCTTCGCCAAGGTAGCAAGTGCTTTTTCTTTGGCTTCCCGCTTGGATAATCCTGGTGAGTGCGCCTGAAGGGTTTCGATACAATGCTTACCAATAGTCATCAAAGGATCGAGGCGTGTCATGGGATCTTGAAAAATTAAAGCGATCGCTTCTCCCCGAAATTTTCGTAACTGGTTAGGCATCAAGTCCAAAACTGACTTTCCTTGAAATGTCACCCGTCCCTCAATCTGGCTAGAGGCTGGTAATAAACGCATTACTGCGCGTCCGATGGTTGACTTCCCACAACCCGATTCTCCTACCAATCCCATTCTTTCACCTGGTTGCAAAGTGAAAGATACATCATCAACTGCCCAGCTTGCTTGTTCTCCACTCCGCCGAGGATAGGCAACTTTTAAGTTTTCGATACAGAATAAGGCTTCACTCATAGTTTAGTTATCAGCCCTGAGCTACCAGTTTTTATAATTTCAAATTTAACCAGGACTTATGCAAACAATAGCCGAAATACTTATTTTCAGGTAGAGGCAATTTATGAATTGCCCCGACATCATTGAGGGCTAGAGGTATTAGTCTTTGCTTTAATTCACCATATCAGTATCTATCCTATGCCAAAAAACCCGGTCATGAAGACCAGGTTTTTGTGGGGTCATATTTCCCCAAGGCTAGTTATAGAAGTTCTTTATAAATCAGTGTTCTGGTAATAACTACCAAACTTAGGCGGTCAATTTCGGAAAACTATCGTCCAATATCCAAATTTTCTCTCACTCGTACGATCGCTAATAGCTTGATATCAGTGCGATCGCTCCCTACTGATTGAAATTGAAATCACAACGTCGGTCTGATAATTTTGCTATTATTTTATACTTTAAAATATATGCAAATAATTGAAATTTCTCCATTCCAAGCATTTCACCGGAGTGTGACAACGGTGATCAAGGTAGTTCCCAAGGAGCTACGCTATGTGACAATTTTGACATTATTGGGCGGTGCTGGGCCAGCGATCGCTATTTGGCTTAACAAGACGATCATTGATGAAATTACCCGCTTATTGAGTACAGAAACAACGCAGAATGCAATCGCTCTGATCCTTTCTCAACCGCTATTACTCTCCAGTATTGCAGGTTCACTGCTGGTAAATTTGGTAAGTGATGCAGTCACTAGCATCAACAGCTTTGTATATACTTCCCTGCGCGATCGGATTACAGGCTTTATCCAAGGACAAGTAATTGAGAAGGTTGCCACTTTTGAAGATATTGCCCTGTTTGAAACACCCGATTTGCTCAATTTACTGCAATTGACCGAAAAGGGAGTACAACGACTTCCAGAGCTTTGTCTGAGGCTGGTGACGATGTTAGAGGGAATTTTTATCTTCATTCCAGCTATATTGCTTTCGGTGTCCCTTGCTTGGTGGATACCACTTATTTTGTTTAGCTGCGCTACCCCTGCTATGTATGTAGAAAGGAAATACCGTAAGCAAGTTTGGAGGGTAGAAAAAACCCAAGCAAGTGTTCTTCGGGAAATGAACTTATATAAAACGGTTTTAACTGGGGAGACATACGCCAAAGAAATACGCCTATTTAGCTTGCAACCTTTACTACTAGAACGTTGGCACGGACTTTACCGGACAATTTTTAGAGCAATGGAACAGATTCGCCGTCGGGGGACAACGGCAGTTATTGGTTGGTCTTTATTCAGTGGCTTCGGCTTTGCGTTGCCTTATATATACGTAGTTCAGGGAGTGCTAAGTGGAACCCATACTTTAGGGGATTTGGCGCTTTACACTGGGGTAATTTTAGAAGTGCGTCGAAGTTTGGAGAATTTGATGTCTGGTGGGTCAGAGTTGTATGATATTGCACTCGCAACAACGCCCATTTTCCAACTTTTGGAATTAGAGCCGCAATTATCCCGTTCTCATCCAGAGTCATGGGGAGAAATTAGGGAATCGGCTGTTAACAATCAGAACTTTCAAAAAAATGGGAATCGGCAAAGTTTATCAGGTGAAGCATCGCAGACAGGTATTGACATCAAAAATCTATCCTTTACCTATCCCAATAGCGATGCTTACGGCGGTAAACAACACCCCATCCTGAAAAACATCAATCTGAAAATTCATCCTAACGAGATGATTGTACTGGTGGGTGAAAATGGTGCTGGCAAGACTACCTTAGCAAAATTATTATGTCGCCTCTATGACCCTAGCCAAGGTGCGATTATTTGGAATGGGCAAGATTTACGATCGCTCCCGTTAGAAGAATTGCGATCGCGCATTGATGTCGTTATGCAAGATTACGCTCGTTTTCCGACTACCGTCCGCGAAAATGTTGCCTTTGGGAATTTAGCGAAAATGCAGGATGACGAAGCGATTACGGAAGCGATCGCTGAGGCTGGTTTGTCAAGAGTCATTGAGAAGCTAGATCGTGGTTTAGAAACCCTTTTAGGCAAACAGCTAGAAGGCGGTATCGATTTATCAGGGGGACAATGGCAGAGATTAGCGATCGCTCGTGCATTGCTGCGACTGTCTCCAGCCGAACTACTCATCCTTGATGAGCCAACAGCAAATCTTGACCCAAAGACAGAACACGAGATTTACAATATTTTACGTACCCTGTCCCAGGGAAGAATAGCCGTTGTAGTCAGCCATCGCCTCGCCTTAGCAAAACTAGCAGATCGAGTAGTAGTTCTAGAACACGGTCAAATTATTGAAGTAGGCACTCATGACGAACTCATCGCACTAGGCGGACAGTATCACCTGATGTTTACTCGTCAAGCTAGTAGCTATAAGTGAATAGGGAGTGGGGAGATGGGGGCAGGGGGCAGGGGGCAGGGGGCAGGGGCTAGGCTGTTGACTTTGATTTAATTTAGGGTTTTTTGGTTCATGTTATTTTTGTGTCATTGCGAGCGAAGCGAAGCAATCGCCTGGGATTGCTTCGCTTCGCTCGCAATGACATATATTTTGCATGATTTTTTAACTCCTAAAAAAGCATAGAGTCAACAGCCTAGGCAGGGGCAGGGGGAGATGAGGGAGAATAACTCTTAACTCAGAACTCTTTTGCCCAATGCCCAATTCCTAATTCCCAATGTTTATTCTGGTAACTTATACTGCCCAACAATACGCTTGGCAAACTCTGGAACGTGCGCTTCTAATTTCTCTGGATGATTTCGCTTTACATACAAATAATTCCGAGTAAAGTGAGAATCAATGGAAAATCGCGCATATTCCAAACCCTTGGGGCCGATTTTTTCAATAACCACACCCATGAGTTTGGCTGCCCACATGGGGAGGGTAACACCTTTATCGTAAGCGGGAATGCTTTGCTGTACAGCTTCCTTGCGATCGCCTTTAGATGTCACTGGTTGAGTGTCTAACTGGTCTTTCACCAAATCCAGCATTTCCTTACCAGTGTCATTTCTAACGACAATCCATTGCCAACCGAAGGGTGCGCCCATGTAGCCGACAACCAAATCGGCTAGGGAGTTGACGTAATCAAAGCAACTCATACAAGATGGGGCAAAAACATCTTTAAGTTTGTTAGTCTTCAAACCAAAGAAAGGCACTGTTTCTGATGAGCCATCCTCATGTTTGAAGTGAACCCGGAAGTCTTGCATGAATTCGTAATGTACAACCGTCTCTGGCGATCGACTGGTGGTTTCTAAGAATTTTTGCAGTCCGGCGCGATTAACATTGTCTACGCAGGGTGTACCCAAAACATACAGCTTTTCTAAGCCAAGTTGTTTTTCTACGGCTCGCAGCGCCTGGATTTGGCAACCAACACCAATTACCAATAGCCGTTTCATCCCCGATTTTTCTATCTGTTCCAATACGGAAAGGTTCGGCGAAAGAGTTGGTTTGTTTACTCGCGCTGCTAGTATTTCTTCTGGAGTTCGGGCAATGATGGGCATGGGTTGAAAGCGGTCTTCTTTGGTGTTCTGTACGCAAACCACACCTTCAACTAAGCCACGATTGAGCATTTCAATGGCAATGCTGCTAACTATACCCGTCCATTGTGCGCCTTCGATGGGCTGTTGTTTTCGCGCTGCCATCATATCTTGATGGACACCAAAGTATAACTCATCAGGGTTGTCAAGATGGCGCGATCGCGTGTGTGTTTCTGCTTCCAGTTCGCCTATTTGCTGATTAATAAAAGCACAGGCTTCCTTGACATAATGGATATAATATGTATCACATAGTCCGCACTCGCTACAAAGTTCTTTCGCAGGGCGGCGACTAGTAGGTTTTAAGGCTTTGGCTTTTTTGTGAGGAAAAACTGAGGTCATATAAATTTTTTGTTTTATCCAGTAATCGCTCTTATTACAATACCTTTACTGGATATAATTTCCTTCAACTCTCCCCTGAAAAAAAAATACTAAAGAGGAAAGAACTGGAGTAAAATCTACTCCAAAATCCACGCAGCCTGAAAAAAGTCGCGCTCACAAAACATAGCATAACGGTAGGTTGAATGCACAACAGGATTGCTAGTGGCATAATTGTCAACCAGGCTTTCTAATTGTTTTGTTAGTGGTTGAAAGTCTGCGCTGCTGTAAGTATGAATCCAGTCTGCATATTGATGATTAGGAATACCGTTACCAGCTAATTGTTCTCCCAAAAAAGCATACAGACGCATACACGGAGACATCGCCGTAGCAGTTAAACCTACATCTTGACTCCAAGCAGTTGCTAACAAAAAGTCAGTATAGCGGCGGGTGGCGGCTCCTGGTTCCACAGAATGCAAATTGACTCCCCACCCAGAAGCATAGCCACTATGCAGTCGCAGTTCTTCTAAAACTCCACTAGCTAAGTTATGAAATGTAGTGAAACCTAACCAGTCTGGTGCTTTAGCTGCCGCGATACTGTACGCACGGGCAAAAGCTTCTAAGAAAAAAGCATCTTGCCCTACGTAGTAAGCAAATTTTATTTGCTCAAGAGTACCATCACCAACGCCTAGAACGAAAGGATGCTCTAGGCAAGCTTGGGCTAAGTCTTGATTTGCTGCCCATAATTCGTTAGATAAGGTCATTTGTTATTTGTGATTTGTCATCTGTTATTATCCCTCTGTTGTTTCAACTCTCCCCCTGAAAAATATTGCACTCAAAAAGGGAAGAACTGGAGTAAAAGTGAGCTAATACCTCCCAAAAAGTCAGTGAAACTGGGCTTACCAACGCTTACCTGCTCATTTACGGGTGTTTGCAGTTCTTTTATAAAAGCCTGGGCTGTTTGTGTTCCAGAGGTATTACTTTGGGATGTAAACAATTTTTCAGCAACTTGGGCATCTTGGAATGCACCTTGTCTATCGAGTATTTGGTAACGGGCGACACCACGAGCTAAATAAGCACCTGCAAATTCTGGTTTAATAGCGATCGCTTGATTAAAATAACTGATTGCTTGCTGTTGGTTGCCTTTTTGCCCTTCTGCTATACCCCAAGCATAAAATTCTTCTGGTGAAGCAATTTTTGATGGTATACCAACTGCGCCTTGAAAGTTAGCACCATTTAAGTAAGCACCAGTCAGTTCTGCATTTGCTAGATAGCTATTTCGCAAATCAGCACCCGTCAAATTTGCCCCACTAAATTTAGCTTCGCTCAGGTTAACACCAAATAAACTAGCGCCACTTAAGTTTGCGCCCCGGAAATCTGCGCCACTCAAGTTTGCCCGACTGAGGTTAGCACCTGTAAGATTAGCACCGCTCAAATTGGCTCCAGATAAGTCAGCCATTACTAAACCTGCATTAGTCAAATCACAGTTTTGACATTGTTTGGTTGCCAATAACTGTCTAAGGTGTTCAGAATTTGCTGCTTGTACGCTTGTTGTCAAACTAATTATGGTTAAAAATGCGGCTGCACCTAGAATTTGGTTTCTCATACTATTGCAATATTTATTACTCAGTAATTAAGATCGACTGAGATGGATTTATACCTCAGCCTATAATATGAGCAATCTCAACAATTTGCCCTCTGTAGTCCTCCATATCACTTGTAAATTTGAGCATGGCGGTTATTGCTGAGTTTAATAAGCCCTGTTTACCAGGCGATACCTTCTGGCGCATCCGCTAGACTAACGTATTTCTCTATTAGACATCTCCGATAATGAATGTAAATATGTAGTAGTGCTACGTCTCTACAAGGGTTCTGGATAACGCATATTTAATTTCACCAGATGTCTATTTTTATAGACAGCGATCGCAACATCAAGCAAAATGATGCACTTTACCATAGTCAAAACTGAATTCACAACCCTAAACCTAATACAAAATATCGTTTCAGACAAAGCATCTGTAACACCAATTCTCTGTAAACTTACACTTAATGATTACTCCTTCTCACTTGGCGTACTTGGCGTACTTGGCGGTTCGTTTAATAAATTATTAAGTGCAGCCTCATACTAAATTGCTATAACATCCAAATAACAAGCACAAAGTAAATCACTGGAGCTGTATCCAAATCAAGGGGCAAAAAGATAAATTTGCTTTTGTATACCCTGATTTTAAATAAATATGAGACTATAGAAACATTAAAGCAGTCAGAAAAACGTGAGTCAGCAAGACAAAATCTTAGACAAAATTCTCTCTGGGACTTCTGATACAGACATCCCTTTCGCCCAACTGTGGCAACTATTATATACACTAGGCTTTGATGAACGGATTCGTGGCGATCATCGGATTTTTTTCAAAGCCGATGTTCAAGAAATATTGAACCTACAACATAAAAGAGGAAAAGCCAAAAGCTATCAAATTAAACAAGTTCGGGCGGTGATTCTCAAATATAAGCTAGGAAGTAAAAATGATGTTTCGCTATGAAATTATTATCTA
This Nostoc sp. KVJ3 DNA region includes the following protein-coding sequences:
- a CDS encoding type II toxin-antitoxin system HicA family toxin; the protein is MSQQDKILDKILSGTSDTDIPFAQLWQLLYTLGFDERIRGDHRIFFKADVQEILNLQHKRGKAKSYQIKQVRAVILKYKLGSKNDVSL
- a CDS encoding dipeptide ABC transporter ATP-binding protein yields the protein MSEALFCIENLKVAYPRRSGEQASWAVDDVSFTLQPGERMGLVGESGCGKSTIGRAVMRLLPASSQIEGRVTFQGKSVLDLMPNQLRKFRGEAIALIFQDPMTRLDPLMTIGKHCIETLQAHSPGLSKREAKEKALATLAKVNIPASRWNQYPHEFSGGMRQRVAIALALLLNPKLIVADEPTTSLDVTVSAQILQELTRLCGEENMGLLLISHDLAMVAEYCDRIGVMYNGKMVEMGSTETVFRHPQHEYTRSLLKAALHIQAVNDDGELIIANDEDKQLPIINHKSPILSVTELKQYYTIEPNLIERLFKAEAQTIKAVDGINLDLYPGEILGLVGESGCGKSTLSRTILQLIRPTSGKVKFLGQDLTTLSRQEIRSSRRQIQMVFQDPHACLNPAMTVGQSIADPLFIHNLADPVKAKEQVLWMLQKVGLTPPEVYYERYPSDLSGGQQQRVAIARALITHPKLLICDEPVSMLDASVQSQVLDLMLQLKEEFELTYLFITHDLWLARFLCDRIAVMNGGKIVELGLTKNIFANPQHPYTKTLLAAAPLLARA
- a CDS encoding TenA family protein, encoding MTLSNELWAANQDLAQACLEHPFVLGVGDGTLEQIKFAYYVGQDAFFLEAFARAYSIAAAKAPDWLGFTTFHNLASGVLEELRLHSGYASGWGVNLHSVEPGAATRRYTDFLLATAWSQDVGLTATAMSPCMRLYAFLGEQLAGNGIPNHQYADWIHTYSSADFQPLTKQLESLVDNYATSNPVVHSTYRYAMFCERDFFQAAWILE
- a CDS encoding Coenzyme F420 hydrogenase/dehydrogenase, beta subunit C-terminal domain; the encoded protein is MTSVFPHKKAKALKPTSRRPAKELCSECGLCDTYYIHYVKEACAFINQQIGELEAETHTRSRHLDNPDELYFGVHQDMMAARKQQPIEGAQWTGIVSSIAIEMLNRGLVEGVVCVQNTKEDRFQPMPIIARTPEEILAARVNKPTLSPNLSVLEQIEKSGMKRLLVIGVGCQIQALRAVEKQLGLEKLYVLGTPCVDNVNRAGLQKFLETTSRSPETVVHYEFMQDFRVHFKHEDGSSETVPFFGLKTNKLKDVFAPSCMSCFDYVNSLADLVVGYMGAPFGWQWIVVRNDTGKEMLDLVKDQLDTQPVTSKGDRKEAVQQSIPAYDKGVTLPMWAAKLMGVVIEKIGPKGLEYARFSIDSHFTRNYLYVKRNHPEKLEAHVPEFAKRIVGQYKLPE
- a CDS encoding orange carotenoid-binding protein — encoded protein: MSFTIKSAQSIFPGTLVADLVPTVVESFSQLNAEDQLALLWFAYTEMGRSITVAAPGAANMILAQGLLEQIKQMPFDAQTRVMYDLANRADTPLCRSYASFTVNIKLGFWYQLGEWMAQGIVAPIPEGYKLSPDAADVLQAIRNADSGQQITILRNTVVSMGFDPNAPGSYKKVSEPVAPPTAPAFRTKVTIEGINNPTVLGYINNMNANDFDAAVSLFTSEGALQPPFERPIIGQEAIRAYMREECQGLKMIPERGIAEPVEDGYTQVKVTGKVQTPWFGASVGMNIAWRFLLDPQGKIFFVAIDLLASPKELLNLVRK
- a CDS encoding ABC transporter ATP-binding protein — encoded protein: MQIIEISPFQAFHRSVTTVIKVVPKELRYVTILTLLGGAGPAIAIWLNKTIIDEITRLLSTETTQNAIALILSQPLLLSSIAGSLLVNLVSDAVTSINSFVYTSLRDRITGFIQGQVIEKVATFEDIALFETPDLLNLLQLTEKGVQRLPELCLRLVTMLEGIFIFIPAILLSVSLAWWIPLILFSCATPAMYVERKYRKQVWRVEKTQASVLREMNLYKTVLTGETYAKEIRLFSLQPLLLERWHGLYRTIFRAMEQIRRRGTTAVIGWSLFSGFGFALPYIYVVQGVLSGTHTLGDLALYTGVILEVRRSLENLMSGGSELYDIALATTPIFQLLELEPQLSRSHPESWGEIRESAVNNQNFQKNGNRQSLSGEASQTGIDIKNLSFTYPNSDAYGGKQHPILKNINLKIHPNEMIVLVGENGAGKTTLAKLLCRLYDPSQGAIIWNGQDLRSLPLEELRSRIDVVMQDYARFPTTVRENVAFGNLAKMQDDEAITEAIAEAGLSRVIEKLDRGLETLLGKQLEGGIDLSGGQWQRLAIARALLRLSPAELLILDEPTANLDPKTEHEIYNILRTLSQGRIAVVVSHRLALAKLADRVVVLEHGQIIEVGTHDELIALGGQYHLMFTRQASSYK
- a CDS encoding pentapeptide repeat-containing protein, whose protein sequence is MRNQILGAAAFLTIISLTTSVQAANSEHLRQLLATKQCQNCDLTNAGLVMADLSGANLSGANLTGANLSRANLSGADFRGANLSGASLFGVNLSEAKFSGANLTGADLRNSYLANAELTGAYLNGANFQGAVGIPSKIASPEEFYAWGIAEGQKGNQQQAISYFNQAIAIKPEFAGAYLARGVARYQILDRQGAFQDAQVAEKLFTSQSNTSGTQTAQAFIKELQTPVNEQVSVGKPSFTDFLGGISSLLLQFFPF